A region of the Bacteroidetes Order II. bacterium genome:
AAGACAATCGTGCATGAGGTTAACATACCTGTACGTTCGCTATTAGCTGTGTGCTATCACCGAAGCCCCCAATATTGACATCTGCTTGAAGCCCCAAACATTTTTTGTCGCGCCAAAGCACATAGTAAATACAGAAAAAATAGTTTTACATATTCTGAAACACCATTATCCACTAAGCCAGCTAACCATACAGATTGTACGTAGTACCTCCCATGCCCGTTTTAACAAAAAGTACGACCGAAAGTGCTAAAAGGGTGGGTATGATTAATTGTACCTTGTATTAAAAAGATAGACAATATGACAGTAATAAGAATAATTTTTATTATAATAATTGCATTATTCGCTAAAGAGATTGTATTTTCTCAGAGTTCACCAAGGGTCAATAATAAATTACTAACCAAACAGCAAGCTATTGAAGACTATGATGTTTTATATTCTTCACTTATAAATTACCATCCAAATCCGTTTATGTATGTTAGTGAAAGTGATTTTAAGACATATTATGAGACTCAAAAATTAAATATACCTGACAGCCTTAGCGAATTGGAGTTTAATTTTTTATCACGCCAACTCATCTCACAAATAAAATGTGGACATACGTATGCTAAGCCCTCAAAAGAATGGTACACTTCGGCAAGGGAAAAAAATGTACAATTACCCTTTGATGTCAGAAAGAAAGAAAATAGGTTATTTATTTCCAATACAACTGATGATGATTTTGAATTCAATATTAATGATGAATTAATAAGTGTTAATAATGTTAAAGTTGTGGATATTTTGCAAAAAATGTCATTAATGCAAGAAAGAGATGGTTTTACTGAGTCTTTTAGCAATGCTTTAATTGAAAAAGATTTAGGACTTATATTTTATTTATTATGGGTATTCAATCTGAATATAATATTGAATATAAAACAAAGTTTGGTGAAATAAAAAATACAATAATTCTTCTAACAAATAAAAAATTAAAAGAAATAGAAAAGCCAAAATTGCCTTTTAATTTCAAAAAAATAATTGAAAATAGTTGGAGTTTTTTTAGTTTTGACTCTTCTTTAAATTTAGCATATCTTAAAATTGAAAATTTTAGTTCTAAAAAAGAATTTAAAAAATATTATCAATTGGTTTTTGAATATTTGAAACAAAAAGACAATCCACAACTTATCATAGATTTAAGAGGTAATCCTGGTGGAGATTTTAGAAATGGTAATAATTTTCTAACATATTTAACACCTAATAAATTTGAATTAAATTTTCAAAAGCAGCAAACAGTTAAAACAGGAAATGAATATGTTAAATTAAGTAAATGGGCAAAATGGACAAAAGTTGCATTTGCTCTCAAGCCTTCAAAATATAAAGTTAAAGGAAAAACATCAGAAACGTTTATTTACAAACCAAGTAAATATCTATATAAAGGTAAAGTTAATGTCATAACAAACGGTATTACATTTTCTCAAGCCGCATTGGTTGCTGCACATTTAAATGAGTACGGAGCAGTATTTTTTGGACAGGAAACAGGTGGTGCTGAAATTGGATGTGATGGAATACTTAATTATGACCTTGTATTGCCAAACTCAAAGTTGGCAGTTACAATACCAATGTATCACGTAAAATCAAATTCAACCAAAGGGCAGTTCGGGTATGGTATTAAACCAAATTATCCAATTTTACCAATATTGGATAATTCAATTGACAACACACTCATAGATGTGGTAAAAATATTAACGAAGGAAAAGTGAAAACGAAGGCACAACATCCACTCCCCCATAAAGGCGCTACCACCCAAGTCCGTAAATAAACAAGGGGCTTGGGATGAACCCTTTTGTATCCGCAAGACCGAAGGCGTTTTGCTGGTTTGGTTAAACGTGTTTGGGGAGCATGAATTCTTTCGTGTCCGTGTTAAGCGGCCAGGGCTACGCCCCCAGATTTTGAATTAAGGTGGGGTTGATAGTTAGGTCGCCAAACGGCTGGGGAAGAGCAAAGAGATCGGTTAATCCTCATCAAGCGTCGTCTGGTTTTACCAAAGAGGGGCAGTCATGCTAAAAACGTTGTAGCAAAACAACGCGAATGATTCGATGTTGTACGGCATGCTGCTTTTTTGCCCCCTCCACGATTGCTATATTGGTTAAGGATAAACGACCAACTAAATGGCAAGGGATAACCATAAAATTTACTCGATCCTGACGGGCTTGGGTTTTTTGGGGCTGAATATTTTTGGCGCAGACGCGGCCCTGACAGTAAGGGACATGCTGGGTGCAGCCCTCCTGGAAGGAAGTAAAGGCCTTTTGGGTGAATTGTTTGGCGGGAGTGTAGATACGCTCATTCAGGAAAAATTGCTTGCTGATGCCGCGCAGCATCCCAACGAAATGAACCATGGTCTGCATGAAGCCTTAGGCGTAGCCATGCAGACCACCTTTCATAACCTCCATATCCTGTATCAGGAAAAAGGCTATGCCGTCCCCGAAATGGCGGAAAACCTTGCTGGTATTGCAGACCTACGGTTTGATCTGGGTTATGATGTTACCCATGAAGTGCAGGCACAAACGGCCTTGCAGCAACGGGTAGCCAAGGTGCTGAAGTTGCATCAAAAAGCTTTAGGAGAACCCTATCTACGCTTCTTCCACGAAACGTTTAAGACGCAGTTTGCAGTTTGTTTGGGCGAGCAGTTGAAAACCAACAACCGCGCCTGGATTGATTTTCAACGCAGCATTTATGCAAACCTGAACGAACAAGGCCGGGAAATCTTGGCGAAGCAGGATCAGGTTTTGGTGTTATTGGAAAGCGCGGGGAATGCGGGTGTTTCGAATACAGCTTTGGATCAAAAATTAGACGATGCCATTACCCAATTAAAAGGGGAGTGGACGGATCTTCGTGACGGAATTGAAAAGATTGGAACCCTTGCGGAAAGAATTGACCAAACCACGCAAACCACGGCTGCCCAGCTTACCGCATTAGCAGAAAAACTAAGCCCTCAGCCCCAAACGCCGTTCCGCCTCACCGCCATTCCCAAACACGATGGGAAAGTGTTCGGGCGCGATGCACAAGTGAAAAAGATACGCGAGCGCTTCCAGAAAAAACAACCCGTTCTGCTCGTGAACGGCATCGGCGGTATTGGGAAAAGTACGGTAGCCATGCACTATTGCGCCGAGTTTGGAGATGCCTACACCCATATAGCGTGGTTGCAACTTGCCGATGCCCAATATGCGAATCCCCAAAAGGACAAACAGGCACGCCGCAGCCTACTCAAAGCCTTTGGCGATGTTACCTTGCTGCAAAACTTGGAGCAGCCTTTGGATCACGGCTTAGACGAAGAAAAACTCTTCCAAGTGGTTTTGTCCAAACTCGGCAACTTGAAGCCCCAAGTGCTGCTCGTTTTGGATAATGCCAATGACGCAAGCGAAATTCAGCAATACAAACACGCGCTGCTTGCCACCAACGCCGACGTACTCTTTACCTCGCGCACTTCGCCCGAATTATGGCCCGAACACGACTGCCTGCGTATTGACCAACTGCCGATTGACGAAGCGTGGGAACTCTTCCGCACCTTCTATACACGGCCTGCCGACGAAACTGCAGTCAAAGCGTTTCTGGAAACCAAACTGCATTGTCATACGCTGTTGATGCAATTGGTGGCGAAAGTGGCGCAGGCCCGAAACCTGCCTTTTGCCAAGCTGGAAGCGAAATATAAAATGCTGAAAATGGCAGAACGCACCATTCAACAGCACATCGAAACCACCTTCCAAGAACTTAGTGCATTAGACGAAGCGCCGCGCAAGGTACTGCGCAGCTTTACGCTCTTGCCGCCGAACCGCCCGATCTCGGCGGAGCTTTTGGCGCAACTTACCCAAACCGAAGAAGAAGCGACCGAAACGTACTTAGACGCGCTTGTTGCACAAGGTTGGCTCGACACCACAAGGCTCGAAGCAGGCGGCATGCTCTATGCCATTCACCCGCTCATACACGAAACCGCCACGCGCTTGTTGCCGCTTTTCCTCGAAGAAGCCACGCCCTTTGTGGAAGAAGTAGCCACGCTGATTCATTATAGCCATGTTGATCCGAAGCACAATGTATTCGAGATTGCCCAAAACCAAGACCTTGCGGAGTTTCTGCTCGCGCTTCCGATCTTACAAAACACCGATGCCCCCGAAGTTTCTTATTTGAAAGATCGCTTAGCATCTTTGTATGAATACTTTGGGCAATACAAAATTGCAGCAAAATTAGGCGAAGAAGCCTTAGACTCGGCTATCAAGCACTTTGGTCAAGACCATCCAACCGTTGCGGCTTATCAATCCAATTTAGCCACTGTGTACCGAAATCTTGGTCTTTATGCCAAAGCAGCCGGTTTATTGGAAACGGCCTTAGCCTCGGATATCAAGCACTTTGGTCAAGACCATCCAGAAGTTGCGGTGCGTCAATCCAATTTAGCGCTTGTGTACCGAGATCTTGGTCGGTATGACGAAGCAGCCGGTTTATTGGAAAGGGCGTTAGACTCGGATTTAAAGCACTTTGGTCAAGACCATCCAGAAGTTGCGGTGGATCAGAATAATTTGGCGCTTGTTTATTTTGCAACAGAACGATACGCCGAAGCGATTGTGTTGTGGGAACAGGCATTGGCAAATGTCGAGCGGAGTTTAGGTACGGCACATCCGCGTTATGAAGCGATTGCGGCGGCGTTGCAGGTTGCGCGGGCATAGGGAAGAATGAAAAAAGACACGAACCGCAAGGCGTTAAGATGTTAGGGCTACGCCCCCAGATTTTGGATTAACGCGTTTGGGGGTCGCGTTGCGCCAAACGGTTGGGGAATAACCTTTTCGTACTCGAAAAACCAGAAGGCGTTTCGGAACAAAGCGCCATGAAGCACGGTTTGGTAACGCAACACTTTAAACGGCACTTTTTATGCAACCGCTACAACGCATCACCATTGATCCTGATATTTGTCATGGAAAACCCACCATTCGTGGAATGCGGTATCCTGTCGAAATGATCTTGGATTTATTGGCAGCAGGTATGACGAATGAGGAACTGATCGAAGATTATCCAGCATTAGAACCCGAAGATATACAAGCGTGTTTGATGTATGCTGCGCGTTTGTCAAAAGTAAAATCCATTTCTAAGCTGGCAGCATGAAATTTATCGTAGATGCCCAACTTCCGTACAAATTGGCTTTGTTCATTCAAGAAAAAGGCTACGATTGTGTGCATACAGACGATGTTACCCAATAAAGAACGTACCAAAGACCATGAAATATGCGCTCTATCTGTTCAAGAGTCGCGCATTGTAATCTCGAAAGATGAAGATTTTTTAGATCACTATATGTTAAAAAACATCCCACAGAAACTTTTATGGATCACAACAGGAAATATCAAGAACAAAGATTTATTGGCACTTTTTACCGCACATTTTGACATGATTTGTCAAGCCTTCCCCCATTTCAACCTCATCGAATTGAACAACGATCATCTTTATTTCCACGAATAAATTTGTTCACGATTAGGCATTTAAGGTTTATATAGCGTGTTCGCAAAATAACCCTTTCGCGTCCGAAGAACCGCAAGGCGTTAAGATGTTAGGGCTACGCCCCTTTAAATTGTTTCTGTGCTATACCTGCTACGAAGATAGGTGGGCGCTACGCCCCCAGATTTTGGATTAACGCAATTCGTTTTGTTGGTTTCTGTCACACCCATTCGGGATCGGCGGAGGCAGAGACCATTTCTGGAATGGGCTTATCCACCCATTCGAGCCTCTCGGACAGGTTTTCTGTGGATGTGTCTAACCCAAAAGACCTACCCGAAGATACGCCTTCGGTGGATTCTAAGTTGGGTTCAAAGTTGATCGTCGAGACCGTTTTTGCGGTTTTTGGTTCTTCTTTTGGCCACGAACTTGTTGCCTCCAAAATTGGCTGAAGGATCAAATCGGTGGTTTGTTCTTCGGAGGCCAAAGGTATAGGGTTTGGGGCAGGTTGCCAAATTTGGTGATAGACCTCGGAGGTTTTGGGTGTTCGGGACTTGGGATAAGTCGTTTTTTTGGTGAACAACGTAGTTGTTTGCCACGTAGTTTTTGTGGGCGCTGGTGCAGGAATTGGTGCGATCGCTTGCGGGATTTCTACAGGGAGTTGGAGGACCTTTGGTGGATCAAGCCGAGACTCCTCGGTTGGGACTTCTGCTACAACAAGTGGGGAGTGCTGGGCTTGGCTTGTAGCGTCGGCAACCAATGGAGCATTAGAAAGGGCAAGTACGGGCGATTTTTCGGGTAGTACAAAGCCTTCGTTAGGCAAGGTATCGTTGTATTGAATAGCAGCTTTGGCAGCAAGAAGCATAGAGTGGTCTGCATTCTCGGTTAAAGATTGGATGTTTTGCTGGATTGCTTGTTCGGCCAAGTCGAAGAAATGGACAAATGCGGCCCAATCGCGGTCTAACGTAGCGCTATGCGATGGGTGTTCCAACTGATCTTCGATCTTAGACACACATGCAGAAAGGGCAAATAAATAAATCGCATTTTCTGCCAAGCGTGCTTGAAGTGCCTGCCGCGTCACCATTTTTTCTTGGTGCACAAATCCCGTTTTTTTGACCTGATAGCTATGTTCGGGGATGAGCCTTGCCAGACGATCTGCAAAGGGACGGAGTTGGTGGTGTTTTACAGGAATTTCGGGCTTTTGTTTTCTCAATCCCAGTATCACCTCGCCCCCCAAGGGCAAGGCTGTGCGCCAAACGGTGGGTTTGAAAAAAGAAGCCGTCATCCGACGGAGGTTTTGGGCGGTTTTTTGGTTTTTTTGCCATAGAAGTCGGTCGCGAATGCCCAATAATTGCAATGAAAGTTGCTTGCTACCATAGGCATAAATAAAGGAAAGCATCACTTCGTTGGCTCCTTCCACAATGGGGTAAATGCGGGCATCGCGCCACGCCCTTTCCAATTCGTTCTCGGTGATGTACCCTTCTCCGCCCATGATTTGTAGGGCATCGTTCAAGATATGATTTCCCATTTCCGAGCAAAAGACCTTGGTAGCAGCGGTTTCTACCATAATATCGGGGTCTTTTCGGTCCAACATGTTGGTTGTGAGGTACAAGACGGCCTCCATGGCATAGGCACGCGCCGTCATTCGGGCAATTTTTTGCTGGATTAATTCAAAATCTGCCAAGGGGCGTTTAAATTGGTAGCGGGTTCGGCTCCACTTAATGGCTTGGTTCATCCCGCGAATGGCGGCCCCTGTCACGCCCGCCGAGAGCGTACAACGTCCGTAATTAAGACAGGAAAGCGCTACTTGAAGCCCTTTTCCTTCTTCATGGAGCAGGTTCTCGAGAGGAACTTCCACTTGGTTAAACCGAATTCGGGCTTGCCACGTGCCTCTAACACCCGCTTTGGAGCGATTGTGTTCAAAAACTTCTACGCCACGCATATCGGGCGTAACGATTAGGGCGGTAATGGCATCTGAACCATCAGGCTGGGATTGGCGGGCCAAGACCGTAAAAAGTCCGGCGATTGCACCGGATGTACTCCATTTTTTTTCGCCGTTTAAGACATAGACTTGTCGTTCTGCATTCCATACACACGTCGTTTCTTGGCCCCCGGCATCGCACCCCACATTGGGTTCCGACAAACAAAAGGCAGAGAGTTTCTCGCGGGCCATCATCGGTAGATAGCGTTGTTTTTGAGACTCCGTACCATATAAAATCAATGCTTTACAACCAATGGATTGATGCGCAGAAACCACCACCGAAGTAGCGGCACAGCGAGCGCCAATGACGGAAAGTACGCGGTTATACGCCGTTACGCCCAATCCTAAACCGCCGTATTCTTTAGGGATTGTCATCCCCATCACGCCTATTTGGAACAAGCGATCTATGCACCATTTAGGGATTTCCTCGTTCTGGTCTATTTCTTTGGCCGGATGTTCGTGGGTCATATACGCCGTAACATCGCGGAGGAGTGCGGCTAAAGTCTCTTTTTCGTAGGCATTTTCCGCTGGGTAAGGCAAAACCAAGTCCGAACGAAAACGTCCCCAAAATAGGTTCTTGATGAAGCCCATTTCGGAAGGCTCAGGCCCCATCATTTGCTCTGTCTCGCGGATCATGTCCCGGTCTTTTTTGGAAAGGTTTTGCAAGTTGGAAAGTTGACTCATATACAGCTTCATTTGAAGAGATGTCCAAAAAATCAGCAACAAACATGCCTATTTGGTCTTTTGGAGACAAAACCATCCGAAAGGTTTAGCGTTTTTGGGGTTTCTTTCACTTTGTTTTCATAACAATGGCGGAATTGAAAGCGGTTTATCGTATTTTAAAAATGAAAACGTGCCCGCTTGATTTTCGGGATTGATTCACCATGATTAACGCATCAATGCAATGATAGAAAAAAGAAGAGCATTTATTCAGAAATTGGCCGGATTGGGTCTTGCCTCTATAACCAATTGTAAGCCATTGGTTGCTGCTCCGGTTTCCATAAAACGTATAGGAAAGCCCGTCATTCTTTCTACATGGGATAACCAGCCCGCCAATAAGCGTGCTTGGGAAATCCTCTCGAAAGGTGGTCGTGCATTGGATGCCGTAGAACAAGGGGTGATGATTACGGAGGCGGATCCTAATGACACGAGTGTGGGATATGGGGGGTTTCCGGATCGCGACGGAAATGTGACCCTCGATGCCTGCATTATGGACGAAAAAGGACGTTGTGGTGCGGTGGCTTGTTTGCAACACATCATGCACCCGATTCAGGTGGCGCGTTTGGTAATGGACAAAACGCCGCATTGGATGTTGGTTGGGGATGGCGCTTTGGAGTTTGCCTTGGCCCAAGGGATGAAAAAAGAAAACTTACTCACGCCCAAAGCAGAAGCGGCATGGCGGGAATGGCTGAAAACCTCGGAATACAAACCTATTTCCCCCGAAAACCATGACACGATCGGGATGGTGGCCTTAGACCAAAATGGACAACTCTCTGGCGCTTGTACAACAAGTGGGGCGGCGTGGAAAATGAAGGGGCGGGTGGGGGATTCACCGATCATTGGTGCGGGCTTGTATGTGGATAGTGAAGTGGG
Encoded here:
- a CDS encoding PDZ domain-containing protein; protein product: MTVIRIIFIIIIALFAKEIVFSQSSPRVNNKLLTKQQAIEDYDVLYSSLINYHPNPFMYVSESDFKTYYETQKLNIPDSLSELEFNFLSRQLISQIKCGHTYAKPSKEWYTSAREKNVQLPFDVRKKENRLFISNTTDDDFEFNINDELISVNNVKVVDILQKMSLMQERDGFTESFSNALIEKDLGLIFYLLWVFNLNIILNIKQSLVK
- a CDS encoding ATP-binding protein, with amino-acid sequence MARDNHKIYSILTGLGFLGLNIFGADAALTVRDMLGAALLEGSKGLLGELFGGSVDTLIQEKLLADAAQHPNEMNHGLHEALGVAMQTTFHNLHILYQEKGYAVPEMAENLAGIADLRFDLGYDVTHEVQAQTALQQRVAKVLKLHQKALGEPYLRFFHETFKTQFAVCLGEQLKTNNRAWIDFQRSIYANLNEQGREILAKQDQVLVLLESAGNAGVSNTALDQKLDDAITQLKGEWTDLRDGIEKIGTLAERIDQTTQTTAAQLTALAEKLSPQPQTPFRLTAIPKHDGKVFGRDAQVKKIRERFQKKQPVLLVNGIGGIGKSTVAMHYCAEFGDAYTHIAWLQLADAQYANPQKDKQARRSLLKAFGDVTLLQNLEQPLDHGLDEEKLFQVVLSKLGNLKPQVLLVLDNANDASEIQQYKHALLATNADVLFTSRTSPELWPEHDCLRIDQLPIDEAWELFRTFYTRPADETAVKAFLETKLHCHTLLMQLVAKVAQARNLPFAKLEAKYKMLKMAERTIQQHIETTFQELSALDEAPRKVLRSFTLLPPNRPISAELLAQLTQTEEEATETYLDALVAQGWLDTTRLEAGGMLYAIHPLIHETATRLLPLFLEEATPFVEEVATLIHYSHVDPKHNVFEIAQNQDLAEFLLALPILQNTDAPEVSYLKDRLASLYEYFGQYKIAAKLGEEALDSAIKHFGQDHPTVAAYQSNLATVYRNLGLYAKAAGLLETALASDIKHFGQDHPEVAVRQSNLALVYRDLGRYDEAAGLLERALDSDLKHFGQDHPEVAVDQNNLALVYFATERYAEAIVLWEQALANVERSLGTAHPRYEAIAAALQVARA
- a CDS encoding DUF433 domain-containing protein, with product MQPLQRITIDPDICHGKPTIRGMRYPVEMILDLLAAGMTNEELIEDYPALEPEDIQACLMYAARLSKVKSISKLAA
- a CDS encoding DUF5615 family PIN-like protein, giving the protein MKFIVDAQLPYKLALFIQEKGYDCVHTDDVTQ
- a CDS encoding DUF5615 family PIN-like protein; this translates as MLPNKERTKDHEICALSVQESRIVISKDEDFLDHYMLKNIPQKLLWITTGNIKNKDLLALFTAHFDMICQAFPHFNLIELNNDHLYFHE
- a CDS encoding acyl-CoA dehydrogenase family protein; translation: MSQLSNLQNLSKKDRDMIRETEQMMGPEPSEMGFIKNLFWGRFRSDLVLPYPAENAYEKETLAALLRDVTAYMTHEHPAKEIDQNEEIPKWCIDRLFQIGVMGMTIPKEYGGLGLGVTAYNRVLSVIGARCAATSVVVSAHQSIGCKALILYGTESQKQRYLPMMAREKLSAFCLSEPNVGCDAGGQETTCVWNAERQVYVLNGEKKWSTSGAIAGLFTVLARQSQPDGSDAITALIVTPDMRGVEVFEHNRSKAGVRGTWQARIRFNQVEVPLENLLHEEGKGLQVALSCLNYGRCTLSAGVTGAAIRGMNQAIKWSRTRYQFKRPLADFELIQQKIARMTARAYAMEAVLYLTTNMLDRKDPDIMVETAATKVFCSEMGNHILNDALQIMGGEGYITENELERAWRDARIYPIVEGANEVMLSFIYAYGSKQLSLQLLGIRDRLLWQKNQKTAQNLRRMTASFFKPTVWRTALPLGGEVILGLRKQKPEIPVKHHQLRPFADRLARLIPEHSYQVKKTGFVHQEKMVTRQALQARLAENAIYLFALSACVSKIEDQLEHPSHSATLDRDWAAFVHFFDLAEQAIQQNIQSLTENADHSMLLAAKAAIQYNDTLPNEGFVLPEKSPVLALSNAPLVADATSQAQHSPLVVAEVPTEESRLDPPKVLQLPVEIPQAIAPIPAPAPTKTTWQTTTLFTKKTTYPKSRTPKTSEVYHQIWQPAPNPIPLASEEQTTDLILQPILEATSSWPKEEPKTAKTVSTINFEPNLESTEGVSSGRSFGLDTSTENLSERLEWVDKPIPEMVSASADPEWV
- a CDS encoding N(4)-(beta-N-acetylglucosaminyl)-L-asparaginase, encoding MIEKRRAFIQKLAGLGLASITNCKPLVAAPVSIKRIGKPVILSTWDNQPANKRAWEILSKGGRALDAVEQGVMITEADPNDTSVGYGGFPDRDGNVTLDACIMDEKGRCGAVACLQHIMHPIQVARLVMDKTPHWMLVGDGALEFALAQGMKKENLLTPKAEAAWREWLKTSEYKPISPENHDTIGMVALDQNGQLSGACTTSGAAWKMKGRVGDSPIIGAGLYVDSEVGAASATGLGEMVVRACGAHTIIEFMRQGLSPEMACKKALERIIRLWPEHKGQQLGLLAIDNQGNIGGYGLRPGYKMTVTDDSGTRVVVPKHLFEWD